The Astyanax mexicanus isolate ESR-SI-001 chromosome 12, AstMex3_surface, whole genome shotgun sequence genome window below encodes:
- the ccdc157 gene encoding coiled-coil domain-containing protein 157 has translation MTHLLGRQDCVESLRRDVIDLQAAVLDVFSRTGPVRVPSWKFPDKVSCNVDLVQLLQEYDYTEGEPEFNQHSHIVLLELVIDRLMLLLQSFNIYTEMMMGDQRGHSGKTGQGVSIGPVVKRYWTNLVRLSSQQQQGRTTSKNSQRSPSAPQHSISQTDITSSTARSALSTPASKLQNQRPASSSPSRTAPPAPASESRSVSVQTVESALVPCTACARVQSSLKESAEACLSLCRALGVNSFLQHLLMAVEDTEQLGRLTASDLAQWACEQRKDMGRIEQHITEVKETVDSLRNKLKKAEEQRGKLRAQLEQEKERAEREREERMSREEEWERQLQELKTRGEVMQRKLQEEQEEIKRGAKALEIRVSELSRELELQRETQQCLQCERDSLVEEVHRLHLQEEERKREYQESRRELETELSNIQTLLDKESAKYRSAQRQHEAMQVKQHALLERVDALVQQCEDLQTRLEECEDERTELTHTLTHTTQERDTLQEQITKQKSQYQSLTEERERQIERVCELEKSVCQLNEDLQQAAQRERILVAFPELNPQHTAPQSTGDVLGDMEQQLKANSLRIRVLEHENASLVNSLARLKDNAQCRGDQPGCQHSEGPAGCKTDSAARLRSCDYPTSQQSSSPSPLHQQTLCLSLSPNAAETYTKIRQTARTRSAGIPRRRK, from the exons ATGACGCATCTGTTAGGACGCCAGGACTGCGTGGAGAGTCTCCGCAGGGACGTTATCGACCTGCAGGCGGCGGTTCTGGACGTGTTTTCTCGAACCGGGCCGGTCCGCGTTCCATCGTGGAAATTCCCCGATAAGGTATCGTGTAATGTGGACCTGGTGCAGCTCCTGCAGGAATATGACTATACTGAGGGAGAGCCTGAGTTCAACCAGCACTCACACATCGTCTTGCTGGAGCTGGTGATTGACAG ACTGATGCTACTGCTGCAGAGTTTTAACATCTACACAGAGATGATGATGGGAGATCAGAGAGGCCATTCTGGCAAAACTGGGCAAGGGGTGTCCATCGGGCCAGTGGTGAAACGCTATTGGACCAACCTCGTCCGGCTTAGCAGCCAGCAGCAACAAGGG agAACAACTAGTAAAAACAGCCAGCGTTCTCCATCTGCTCCTCAGCACAGCATCTCACAAACTGACATCACTTCATCCACTGCTAGAAGTGCCCTGAGCACCCCAGCCTCCAAACTACAGAACCAACGCCCAGCCTCCTCCAGCCCCAGCAGGACAGCTCCCCCTGCCCCTGCCTCTGAGTCCCGCAGTGTGAGCGTTCAGACAGTGGAGTCTGCACTGGTGCCGTGTACAGCCTGTGCCCGCGTTCAGTCCAGTCTGAAGGAGAGTGCAGAGGCGTGCTTGTCTCTGTGCCGGGCTCTGGGTGTGAACTCCTTCCTGCAGCACCTGCTGATGGCTGTGGAGGACACGGAGCAGCTGGGGCGTCTCACTGCAAGTGACTTGGCTCAGTGGGCATGTGAGCAGCGTAAAGATATGGGGCGCATTGAACAACACATTACTGAG GTGAAAGAAACAGTGGATTCACTTAGAAACAAACTGAAAAAAGCAGAAGAGCAGAGAGGGAAGCTGAGGGCTCAGCTGGAGCAAGAgaaggagagagcagagagagaaagagaggagaggatgAGCAGGGAAGAGGAGTGGGAGCGCCAGCTGCAGGAGCTGAAGACCAGAGGAGAGGTGATGCAGAGGAAGCTACAGGAGGAGCAAGAGGAGATAAAGAGAG gagcaaaagctttagaaataagaGTATCAGAGCTGAGCAGAGAGCTGGAGCTGCAAAGAGAAACACAGCAGTGTCTCC AGTGTGAGAGGGATTCTCTGGTGGAGGAGGTGCACCGTCTGCATCTGCaggaagaggagaggaagagagagtatCAGGAGAGCAGGAGAGAGTTAGAGACGGAGCTCAGTAACATTCAAACACTGCTGGACAAGGAGAGCGCCAAATACCGCAGTGCACAACGTCAGCATGAG GCAATGCAGGTAAAGCAGCATGCTCTGCTGGAGCGTGTGGATGCGTTAGTGCAGCAGTGTGAGGATCTGCAGACTCGTTTGGAAGAGTGTGAAGACGAAAGGACAGagctgacacacacactcacacacaccacacaggaGAGAGACACACTGCAGGAACAGATCACAAAGCAAAag TCTCAGTACCAGTCTCTgaccgaggagagagagaggcagattgAGCGAGTGTGTGAGCTGGAGAAGAGTGTGTGTCAGCTAAATGAGGATTTACAGCAGGCTGCTCAGAGAGAAAGGATACTTGTGGCCTTTCCAGAGCTCAACCCTCAACACACAGCACCACAAA GTACGGGTGATGTTCTGGGTGATATGGAGCAGCAGCTAAAGGCCAACTCACTGCGGATCAGAGTTCTGGAACATGAGAATGCATCTCTTGTCAACAGCCTGGCCAGACTAAAAGACAATGC TCAGTGCAGAGGTGACCAGCCTGGATGTCAACATTCTGAAGGACCAGCAGGGTGTAAAACTGATTCAGCAGCCAGGCTGAGAAGCTGTGACTACCCTACATCCCAGCAATCCTCATCGCCTTCTCCTCTTCACCAACAGACCCTCTGCCTCTCCCTCAGTCCAAATGCTGCAGAGACATACACAAAGATACGTCAAACTGCGCGCACCCGCTCTGCCGGCATCCCCCGCAGGAGGAAATGA
- the sf3a1 gene encoding splicing factor 3A subunit 1, which produces MPPVQISQPEPNNKGDEQKDETPATKPIVGIIYPPPEVRNIVDKTASFVARNGPEFEARIRQNEINNPKFNFLNPNDPYHAYYRHKVNEFKEGKGQEPSAAVPKVMQQQSLQQSQQQLPQKVQAQVIHETIVPKEPPPEFEFIADPPSISAFDLDVVKLTAQFVARNGRQFLTQLMQKEQRNYQFDFLRPQHSLFNYFTKLVEQYTKVLIPPKGLLQKLKREAENPREVLDQVRYRVEWAKFQERERKKEEEERERERVAYAQIDWHDFVVVETVDFQPNEQGNFPPPTTPEELGARILIQERYEKYGESEEVEMEVESEDEDDERENRDDGRAAQPDQDTQLQDMDEGSDDDEDGMKIPLPPDNPMPPPLPPTPDQVIIRKDYDPKASKPQAPVQTTDEYLISPITGEKILASKMQEHMRIGLLDPRWLEQRDRSIRERQIEEEVYAPGLDIESSLKQLAERRTDIFGVEETAIGKKIGEEEIQKPEEKVTWDGHSGSMARTQQAAQANITLQEQIEAIHKAKGLVQEDDTKEKIGPSKPNELPQPPMPSSVANLPKPSPPISTMPKPPPVVPPPVRTTLLSAVPVIPRPPMAPVVRLAPGQVLTPMPPMVHAPRINVVPMPPTAPHIMAPRPPPMVVPAAFVPAPPVPQPPSAAPAPMPPAHPPPPHEDEPVNKKMKTEDNLIPEEEFLRRNKGPVAVKVQVPNMQDKTEWKLNGQVLNFTMPLTDQVSVIKVKIHEATGMPAGKQKLQYEGIFIKDSNSLAYYNMNNGSVIHLALKERGGRKK; this is translated from the exons ATGCCGCCTGTTCAGATCAGCCAGCCCGAGCCCAACAACAAG GGCGATGAACAGAAAGATGAGACGCCGGCAACTAAGCCCATTGTGGGAATCATTTACCCACCACCTGAAGTCCGAAATATCGTTGACAAGACTGCGAGCTTCGTAGCCAG GAACGGCCCAGAGTTTGAAGCAAGGATTCGGCAGAATGAGATCAACAACCCAAAGTTTAATTTTCTCAACCCTAATGATCCTTACCATGCTTACTACCGCCACAAAGTTAATGAGTTCAAAGAAGGAAAAGGCCAGGAGCCATCGGCGGCGGTGCCTAAGGTTATGCAGCAACAGTCCCTGCAGCAATCCCAACAGCAGCTTCCACAGAAG GTCCAAGCCCAGGTGATCCATGAGACAATTGTGCCGAAGGAGCCTCCTCCAGAGTTTGAGTTCATCGCTGATCCTCCCTCCATCTCAGCCTTTGACCTAGATGTTGTGAAGCTGACAGCTCAGTTTGTCGCCCGCAATGGCCGTCAGTTTCTCACACAGCTGATGCAGAAAGAACAGAGGAACTACCAGTTTGACTTTTTGAGGCCTCAGCACAGCCTCTTCAACTATTTCACCAAACTGGTGGAACAGTACACAAAG gttttgattCCTCCAAAAGGACTTCTGCAGAAACTCAAAAGGGAGGCTGAGAATCCACGGGAGGTTCTGGATCAG GTGCGGTACAGGGTGGAATGGGCCAAGTTCCAGGAgcgagaaaggaagaaagaggaagaggagagagagagagagcgtgtggcTTATGCTCAGATTGACTGGCATGACTTTGTTGTTGTGGAGACAGTTGACTTCCAGCCCAATGAGCAAG GTAACTTCCCTCCTCCCACTACTCCTGAGGAACTGGGTGCTCGCATCCTGATCCAGGAGCGCTATGAGAAGTACGGAGAGAGTGAGGaagtggagatggaggtggagagTGAGGATGAGGATGACGAGCGTGAGAACCGAGATGATGGTCGTGCAGCTCAGCCTGATCAGGATACACAGCTACAAGATATGGATGAG GGttctgatgatgatgaagatggaatGAAGATTCCTCTTCCCCCTGATAATCCTATGCCCCCTCCACTGCCACCGACCCCAGACCAGGTCATCATCCGGAAAGACTATGACCCCAAGG CTTCTAAGCCCCAGGCTCCTGTCCAGACTACGGATGAGTACCTCATTTCTCCCATCACCGGTGAGAAGATTCTGGCCAGTAAGATGCAAGAGCACATGCGTATCGGCCTGCTGGACCCACGCTGGCTGGAGCAGAGAGACCGCAGTATCCGCGAGCGGCAGATAGAGGAGGAAGTGTACGCCCCCGGCCTGGACATCGAGAGCAGCCTGAAGCAGCTCGCCGAGAGACGTACCGATATTTTCGGTGTGGAGGAAACGGCTATCGGAAAGAAGATCGGAGAGGAAGAGATCCAGAAACCAGAGGAGAAG GTGACATGGGACGGTCACTCTGGCAGTATGGCTCGTACTCAGCAGGCCGCCCAAGCTAACATCACCCTGCAGGAGCAGATCGAAGCCATCCACAAAGCCAAGGGTCTGGTGCAGGAGGATGACACCAAGGAGAAGATTGGACCCAGCAAACCTAATGAGCTGCCCCAGCCTCCAATGCCATCCTCTGTGGCCAATTTACCCAAACCCAGCCCACCAATCAGCACCATGCCTAAGCCCCCACCTGTG GTTCCACCCCCAGTCCGGACCACTCTGCTGTCTGCTGTGCCCGTTATTCCACGGCCCCCGATGGCTCCTGTGGTGCGTTTGGCCCCTGGGCAGGTGCTGACCCCCATGCCACCCATGGTACACGCGCCACGCATCAATGTGGTGCCCATGCCTCCCACAGCTCCACACATCATGGCTCCAAGACCTCCACCTATGGTGGTCCCTGCAG CATTTGTTCCAGCCCCTCCAGTGCCACAGCCTCCCAGTGCAGCTCCAGCCCCAATGCCACCTGCTCACCCTCCACCTCCCCACGAGGACGAGCCAGTCAACAAGAAGATGAAGACAGAGGACAACCTGATACCCGAAGAGGAATTCCTGCGCAGAAACAAG GGTCCCGTGGCAGTCAAAGTTCAGGTACCCAACATGCAGGACAAGACCGAATGGAAGCTGAATGGACAAGTGCTCAACTTCACCATGCCTCTAACAGACCAG gtgtctGTTATCAAGGTTAAGATCCATGAAGCCACTGGAATGCCTGCAGGCAAACAGAAACTTCAATATGAG GGTATTTTCATCAAGGACTCAAACTCTCTGGCTTACTACAACATGAACAACGGCTCTGTTATTCATCTCGCCCTCAAGGAGAGAGGAGGAAGGAAGAAGTAG